One Planktothrix tepida PCC 9214 DNA window includes the following coding sequences:
- a CDS encoding TPM domain-containing protein gives MYRFKQGKQRLFWIILFCCSLLIFPILTQALTVEQVPNPRQQNGGWVTDMANILSPETEAKLNQMIGELEAKNGT, from the coding sequence ATGTATAGGTTCAAACAAGGTAAGCAACGGTTATTCTGGATCATTTTATTTTGCTGTTCTTTATTGATTTTTCCCATACTGACTCAAGCGTTAACCGTTGAACAGGTACCCAACCCTCGACAACAAAATGGGGGATGGGTAACGGATATGGCTAATATTTTGAGCCCTGAAACCGAAGCTAAACTCAATCAAATGATAGGCGAATTAGAAGCCAAAAATGGTACATAA
- the hcp gene encoding hydroxylamine reductase — MFCSQCEQTASEQGCLKWGACGKSPDVDALQDLLLHCLRGLGEVATIARQYGILSFEANTFTCEALFSTLTNVNFDAEDFIHYIHKTVQLRDNLRALLPQPITGSPLCWLSVGETKEELIQQGKNSEFDFISQSASNVDIFSLKLTVIYGLKGIAAYGYHAQELGHHDERVYAFCHEALAALSNADLTLDDWVNIALKLGEVNLRVMELLDAANTETYGHPVPTTVALNPHAGKAILVSGHDLKDLEELLKQTENTGIYVYTHGELLPAHGYPKLKQKYPHLYGHYGTAWQNQTREFADFPGPIVMTTNCLMPPHQTYKNRVFTCGPVGWPDVTHLSSRDFTAVIKMALELPRFTETQEPRQVMTGFARNAVLNVADEVINAVKTGKIRHFFLVGGCDGAKPGRSYYSEFVEKVPQDCVVLTLACGKFRFFDQELGEINGIPRLMDVGQCNDAYSAIQIALALANAFNVDVNELPLSMILSWYEQKAVSILLTLLYLGIKDIRLGPTLPAFISPNVFQLLQRQYNLQPITTPDADLAACLA, encoded by the coding sequence ATGTTTTGCAGTCAGTGTGAACAAACAGCTAGTGAACAAGGATGTTTAAAATGGGGTGCTTGTGGTAAAAGTCCCGACGTAGATGCGTTACAAGATTTGTTGTTACATTGTCTGCGGGGATTGGGGGAAGTTGCGACCATTGCTCGTCAGTATGGAATCCTTTCCTTTGAAGCCAATACTTTTACCTGTGAAGCTTTATTTTCGACTTTAACGAATGTTAACTTTGATGCCGAGGATTTCATTCATTATATCCATAAAACCGTTCAATTGCGGGATAATCTCCGAGCATTACTTCCTCAGCCAATAACCGGTTCTCCCCTGTGTTGGCTGTCAGTTGGAGAAACAAAGGAAGAGTTAATTCAACAAGGTAAAAATAGCGAATTTGACTTTATTAGTCAATCGGCCAGTAATGTTGATATTTTCTCCTTAAAACTAACCGTAATTTACGGACTCAAGGGAATTGCTGCCTATGGATATCATGCTCAAGAATTAGGACATCATGATGAGCGAGTTTATGCGTTTTGTCATGAAGCCTTAGCGGCCTTATCTAATGCCGATTTAACTTTAGACGATTGGGTGAATATTGCCTTAAAATTAGGAGAAGTTAACCTACGAGTTATGGAACTTTTGGATGCTGCTAATACAGAAACCTACGGTCATCCCGTTCCAACCACCGTTGCCTTAAATCCTCATGCAGGTAAAGCAATTTTAGTGTCCGGTCATGATTTGAAAGACTTAGAAGAACTCCTCAAACAAACAGAAAATACCGGAATTTATGTCTATACTCATGGGGAACTTTTACCCGCTCATGGTTATCCCAAACTGAAACAAAAATATCCTCATTTGTACGGACATTATGGCACAGCATGGCAAAATCAAACCCGTGAATTTGCTGATTTTCCGGGGCCAATTGTGATGACGACCAATTGTTTAATGCCTCCCCATCAAACCTATAAAAACCGCGTGTTTACCTGTGGCCCTGTAGGCTGGCCGGATGTGACTCATTTATCCAGTCGAGACTTTACGGCGGTGATTAAAATGGCATTAGAATTACCGAGATTTACAGAAACTCAAGAACCCCGTCAAGTGATGACTGGATTTGCGCGCAATGCTGTTTTAAATGTGGCAGATGAAGTGATTAATGCGGTTAAAACCGGAAAAATTCGTCATTTCTTTTTAGTGGGAGGGTGTGATGGTGCTAAACCTGGACGCAGTTATTATAGTGAATTTGTGGAAAAAGTTCCTCAAGATTGTGTTGTTTTAACTTTAGCTTGTGGCAAATTCCGCTTCTTTGATCAAGAATTAGGAGAGATTAATGGCATTCCGCGATTAATGGATGTGGGACAATGTAATGATGCTTATTCTGCGATTCAAATTGCCTTAGCCTTAGCTAATGCTTTTAATGTAGATGTTAATGAATTACCGTTATCCATGATTTTATCTTGGTATGAACAAAAAGCGGTTTCTATTTTATTAACATTGCTTTATTTAGGCATCAAAGATATTCGCCTCGGCCCTACATTACCTGCCTTTATTTCTCCCAATGTTTTCCAACTGTTACAACGTCAATATAACCTGCAACCTATCACCACTCCCGATGCTGATTTAGCCGCTTGTTTAGCTTAG
- a CDS encoding TPM domain-containing protein, which produces MAVVTVPTTEPSATPKEFTTQLFNTWKIGKIPEIKPSSQQLFY; this is translated from the coding sequence ATAGCTGTTGTTACCGTTCCTACCACAGAACCTTCCGCTACACCCAAAGAGTTTACAACCCAACTATTTAATACTTGGAAAATTGGCAAAATCCCAGAAATAAAGCCATCCAGTCAACAACTATTTTATTAG